Proteins co-encoded in one Streptomyces roseochromogenus subsp. oscitans DS 12.976 genomic window:
- a CDS encoding NAD(P)/FAD-dependent oxidoreductase, whose translation MAKRLTCDVVVVGAGMVGAACALYAARAGLDVRVVDRGPVAGGTTGAGEGNLLVSDKEPGPELDLALLSARLWSRLGDELGTAVEYEPKGGLVVASTPETLTALHTFAAAQRTAGVEAEPVAADQLSALEPHLSSGMAGGVHYPQDAQVMPALAAAHLLRTSGARLHTGWTVTGVLRTADGAVTGVRTDRGDLHAPAVVNAAGTWGGGLAALAGVRLPVLPRRGFVLVTEPLPRMVRHKVYAADYVADVASDSAALRTSPVVEGTAAGPVLIGASRERVGFDHSLSLPALRALAAGAIGLFPFLERVRALRTYAGFRPYLPDHLPAIGPDPRAPGLFHACGHEGAGIGLAAGTGQLIAQTLTGKTPELELTPFRPERFDTDGGDTP comes from the coding sequence GTGGCGAAACGACTGACCTGCGACGTCGTGGTCGTAGGAGCCGGAATGGTAGGCGCGGCCTGCGCGTTGTACGCCGCACGGGCCGGCCTCGATGTGCGGGTGGTGGACCGCGGCCCGGTGGCCGGCGGCACCACCGGCGCCGGCGAGGGCAACCTGCTCGTGTCCGACAAGGAACCGGGCCCCGAACTCGACCTCGCCCTGCTGTCGGCCCGGTTGTGGTCGCGCCTGGGCGACGAGTTGGGTACGGCCGTCGAGTACGAACCCAAGGGCGGCCTGGTGGTCGCCTCCACCCCGGAGACCCTCACCGCACTGCACACCTTCGCCGCCGCCCAGCGGACCGCCGGAGTCGAAGCCGAACCGGTGGCGGCGGATCAACTTTCCGCCCTGGAGCCCCACTTGTCCAGCGGCATGGCCGGCGGAGTCCACTATCCGCAGGACGCCCAGGTCATGCCCGCCCTCGCCGCCGCTCACCTGCTCCGCACCTCCGGCGCCCGCCTGCACACCGGCTGGACCGTGACCGGAGTACTGCGCACGGCGGACGGCGCGGTGACCGGCGTCCGCACCGATCGGGGCGACCTGCACGCACCGGCGGTGGTGAACGCGGCCGGCACCTGGGGCGGCGGCCTCGCGGCGCTGGCAGGCGTCCGGCTGCCGGTCCTCCCGCGGCGCGGCTTCGTCCTGGTCACCGAGCCGCTACCGCGCATGGTCCGGCACAAGGTGTACGCCGCGGACTATGTGGCCGACGTCGCGAGCGACTCGGCCGCCCTGCGCACCTCGCCGGTGGTGGAGGGCACGGCCGCCGGGCCGGTGCTGATCGGCGCGAGCCGGGAGCGGGTCGGCTTCGACCACTCGCTCTCGCTCCCGGCGCTACGGGCGCTCGCGGCCGGGGCGATCGGGCTGTTCCCGTTCCTGGAGCGGGTGCGGGCGCTGCGGACGTACGCGGGTTTCCGGCCGTATCTGCCCGACCATCTGCCGGCGATCGGCCCGGACCCGCGCGCGCCGGGGCTGTTCCACGCCTGTGGCCACGAGGGCGCCGGTATCGGACTGGCCGCCGGCACCGGGCAGTTGATCGCACAGACGCTCACCGGGAAGACACCGGAACTGGAACTCACGCCGTTCCGGCCGGAGCGGTTCGACACCGACGGAGGCGACACACCGTGA
- a CDS encoding NAD(P)/FAD-dependent oxidoreductase — protein sequence MTERAHVAVVGAGPAGLAGALTAAARGVRVTLVDGADQAGGQFYRQPARALGARRPEALHHQWHTWERLRDGVDRHIAAGRISHLTDHHVWCVQRESGSFAVHALRGPAQEEGVTVRADAVLLATGGYERVLPFPGWTLPGVVTAGGAQAMLKGGLVLPGGRVVVAGTGPLLLPVATGLDAAGARVAALVESADPRALLRHAPALAAEPGKLAEGAWYAGQLLRHKVRTLSRHIVVEAHGTDRLKVVTVAALRKDGRIRPGSARRIPCDTLAVGHGMLPHTDLAETLGCTLSEADGTAVRVDDEQRTDVSGVWAAGETTGIGGAALALAEGHIAGRSIAARLHGTAPDPRSWAAAARARTRLRTFFTALEAAYAPPAGWAERLTDDTVVCRCEEVTAGAVRTAAGSLGAGDLRTVKLLTRAGMGWCQGRMCAPAVAGLTGCPLTAGRRPFARPVPLGVLAGLPDD from the coding sequence ATGACTGAGCGAGCGCATGTGGCTGTCGTCGGAGCGGGCCCGGCGGGACTCGCCGGGGCACTGACGGCCGCCGCCCGGGGCGTCCGGGTCACCCTCGTCGACGGGGCGGACCAGGCGGGCGGCCAGTTCTACCGGCAGCCCGCCCGAGCCCTCGGCGCCCGTCGCCCCGAGGCCCTGCACCACCAGTGGCACACCTGGGAGCGTCTGCGGGACGGCGTCGACCGGCACATCGCCGCCGGACGCATCAGCCACCTGACGGATCATCATGTGTGGTGTGTGCAACGAGAATCCGGCTCCTTCGCGGTGCACGCCCTGCGCGGCCCCGCGCAGGAGGAAGGAGTCACCGTCCGAGCCGACGCCGTGCTGCTCGCCACCGGTGGCTACGAGCGTGTGCTGCCCTTCCCGGGCTGGACGCTCCCCGGTGTCGTCACCGCGGGCGGGGCGCAGGCCATGCTCAAGGGCGGCCTGGTGCTGCCTGGCGGTAGGGTCGTGGTCGCCGGCACCGGACCCCTGCTGCTGCCGGTGGCCACGGGGCTCGACGCGGCCGGGGCGCGGGTGGCCGCGCTGGTCGAGTCCGCCGACCCCAGGGCCCTGCTGCGCCATGCCCCGGCCCTCGCCGCAGAGCCCGGGAAGCTCGCCGAAGGCGCCTGGTACGCGGGGCAGTTGCTGCGCCACAAGGTCCGCACCCTGTCCCGGCACATCGTCGTGGAGGCGCACGGCACCGACCGGCTGAAGGTGGTCACCGTCGCCGCTCTGAGGAAGGACGGCCGGATCAGGCCCGGCAGCGCACGCCGCATCCCCTGTGACACCCTCGCCGTCGGACACGGCATGCTGCCGCACACCGACCTCGCCGAGACGCTCGGCTGCACACTGTCCGAGGCGGACGGCACGGCCGTACGAGTCGACGACGAGCAGCGCACCGACGTGTCCGGGGTCTGGGCGGCCGGCGAGACCACCGGCATCGGCGGCGCGGCCCTCGCGCTCGCCGAGGGACACATCGCGGGCCGCTCGATCGCCGCGCGCCTGCACGGCACCGCCCCCGACCCGCGCTCCTGGGCGGCTGCCGCCCGGGCCAGGACCCGGCTGCGGACGTTCTTCACGGCGCTCGAAGCGGCGTACGCGCCGCCCGCGGGCTGGGCGGAACGGCTCACGGACGACACGGTGGTGTGCCGGTGCGAGGAGGTCACGGCCGGCGCGGTCCGCACCGCCGCGGGCTCGCTCGGCGCGGGCGATCTGCGCACCGTGAAGCTGCTCACGCGGGCCGGGATGGGCTGGTGCCAGGGCCGGATGTGCGCACCGGCGGTGGCCGGCCTGACCGGATGCCCGCTCACTGCGGGACGCCGCCCGTTCGCCCGGCCGGTACCGCTCGGCGTCCTGGCCGGCCTGCCGGACGACTGA
- a CDS encoding (2Fe-2S)-binding protein, producing MNPLELAQAGPGEAFTVTFDGRPLAALSGQTVAAALWTAGVTAWRSTRGGGRPRGVFCGIGVCFDCLVTVNGRANQRACLVPVRPGDVIRTQEGPGQDDD from the coding sequence GTGAATCCTCTGGAGTTGGCCCAAGCAGGGCCGGGCGAGGCCTTCACCGTCACCTTCGACGGCCGGCCCCTCGCGGCCCTGTCCGGGCAGACGGTCGCCGCGGCACTGTGGACGGCGGGCGTGACGGCCTGGCGGAGCACCCGCGGCGGCGGCAGGCCCCGCGGGGTGTTCTGCGGGATCGGGGTGTGCTTCGACTGCCTGGTGACCGTCAACGGCCGTGCGAACCAACGGGCTTGTCTGGTGCCGGTGCGCCCGGGCGATGTGATCCGCACACAGGAGGGGCCGGGCCAGGACGATGACTGA